One Oculatellaceae cyanobacterium DNA window includes the following coding sequences:
- a CDS encoding antibiotic biosynthesis monooxygenase, whose translation MSEFLDFLKHKFAYVARAEFKPGKFDEAEQLFEKAVSTYKDGFQGAYLLQEPGTDKGIAVILWESAEQMEANQSEALQNIINQMTPLFAKGPATNFYEVVSEIQPNQK comes from the coding sequence ATGTCAGAATTTTTAGATTTTCTTAAACATAAATTTGCCTATGTTGCTAGGGCTGAATTTAAGCCAGGAAAATTTGATGAAGCTGAACAACTATTTGAAAAAGCAGTTTCAACTTACAAAGATGGTTTTCAAGGAGCATACCTTTTACAAGAACCTGGAACAGATAAAGGAATTGCTGTAATTCTTTGGGAAAGTGCAGAGCAAATGGAAGCAAATCAAAGCGAAGCTTTACAGAATATTATAAACCAAATGACACCTTTATTTGCCAAAGGGCCAGCTACTAATTTTTATGAAGTTGTCAGTGAAATTCAGCCTAATCAAAAGTAA
- a CDS encoding CheR family methyltransferase: MFATDISDVAIEKARKGIYTERQVVDVSPERLKRFFVKVEGGYQICKNIRELCIFAKHNLYQDPPFFNLDLVSCRNVLIYFTPALQKQVLQIFHYSINTTGFLVLGSSESPGETSELFATVDKKCKIYTKKLLPTKLKFDFIAKRYPLDKMSAGKKVNSEVTKSNAIQQQADRIILEKYGSTSVVINNDLDIILFRGDTSLYLRPAQGKPNSNILKMAREGLILDLRTAIHNAQNQKISVKKLNLQIKYNNYYITCNLEVIPFSVNSVEEWYFLVVFEEVNIGTPDLISEQLTSPQARTLSNQATDNYEIIQLKQELAIAKEELGATKEYLQSIIEEQEFTNQELKAANEEIQSSNEEFQSTNEELETAKEKLQATNEELNTINEELRHLNLESSQLNNDLMNLINNVNLPIIMPGKDLCIRRLTPKTDQILNLLPSDIGRPLNNIKLNINVPNLEQIILEVIDTSIVFEQEIQDFKSRWYNLRILPYKTSENHIDGAVLILIDIDALKQSAEQVKAARNYSEGIVRTVRQPLLVLDADLKVITANEAFYHTFEITPDRVEKKLFAKIQKGAWNIPELQNKLSKVISENQELIDFEISHEFGIMKVKTMLLNAWAISQSLTDNTLILLAIADITERKQFENERTKLLAHEQAIRASAEAANRAKDEFLSVLSHELRTPLSAIIMWVQLLASRKFEDPNLARGLEMIERSAKAQNQLIEELLDISRITAGKLNLVCSEVDLINVIEAAIEMVRLTAEAKNIQIERIFNYSEVIVFADYQRLQQVLWNLLANAIKFTPEGGRVTVEVQIIDSIAQIQIIDTGIGISAEFLSYVFERFLQADSSNTRSHGGLGLGLTIVRRLVELHNGTVEASSPGTGQGTTITVRLPLISYFEDPVVLSNGNLSAISKLASPPLGEIKTLSGLHVLLVDDNADTLDVLKTILEEYQAEVTAVSSVKLALQALRANPKMYDVLLSDLAMPKEDGYTLIHQVRALDPALGGQIPAASLTAYVKSNQALEALNAGYQVHLTKPVEPAQLAFVVATLAKRIS, translated from the coding sequence ATTTTTGCTACAGATATCAGTGATGTAGCGATTGAGAAAGCCCGTAAAGGTATATATACAGAAAGACAAGTAGTTGATGTTTCCCCAGAACGTCTAAAACGCTTTTTTGTTAAAGTAGAAGGCGGTTATCAAATCTGCAAAAATATCCGCGAGTTGTGTATTTTTGCCAAACACAATTTATATCAAGACCCGCCTTTTTTTAATTTAGATTTGGTTAGTTGTCGAAATGTATTAATTTATTTTACACCAGCTTTACAAAAGCAAGTTTTGCAGATATTTCACTATAGTATTAATACTACTGGTTTTTTGGTATTAGGAAGCTCAGAAAGCCCTGGTGAAACATCAGAATTATTTGCAACTGTAGATAAAAAATGCAAGATTTATACTAAAAAACTGCTCCCCACCAAACTTAAATTTGACTTTATCGCCAAGAGATATCCTCTAGACAAAATGAGTGCTGGTAAAAAAGTCAACTCGGAGGTGACAAAATCCAATGCTATACAGCAACAAGCTGACCGAATCATCTTAGAAAAGTATGGTTCTACCAGTGTAGTTATCAACAATGACCTCGATATTATTCTATTTAGGGGCGATACCAGTTTATATTTGCGTCCTGCACAAGGAAAGCCAAATTCCAATATTCTCAAAATGGCGCGTGAAGGTTTAATTTTAGATTTGCGAACAGCTATTCACAATGCCCAAAATCAGAAGATCTCGGTCAAAAAATTAAATTTGCAAATTAAATATAATAATTATTATATAACCTGTAATCTAGAAGTTATTCCTTTTTCGGTCAATTCAGTAGAAGAATGGTATTTTTTAGTTGTATTTGAAGAAGTTAATATTGGTACTCCTGACTTAATTTCAGAGCAGTTAACTAGCCCACAGGCTAGAACGTTAAGCAATCAAGCTACGGACAATTATGAAATTATCCAGCTTAAACAAGAATTAGCGATCGCTAAAGAAGAGCTTGGTGCTACTAAAGAGTATTTACAATCAATCATTGAAGAACAAGAGTTTACTAACCAAGAACTCAAAGCTGCTAACGAGGAAATACAATCAAGCAACGAAGAATTTCAAAGTACTAATGAGGAACTAGAAACAGCCAAAGAAAAACTTCAGGCGACTAATGAAGAATTAAACACAATTAACGAGGAACTACGCCATCTAAACTTAGAATCCAGCCAGCTTAATAACGATTTGATGAACTTAATTAATAATGTTAATCTTCCGATTATTATGCCGGGTAAAGATTTATGTATCCGCCGACTTACCCCTAAAACAGACCAAATTCTCAACCTGCTTCCCAGTGATATTGGACGACCGCTAAATAATATCAAGCTTAATATTAATGTTCCCAATTTAGAACAAATTATTTTAGAAGTGATTGATACTTCTATTGTTTTTGAGCAAGAAATTCAAGATTTTAAATCTCGTTGGTATAACCTGCGGATATTACCCTATAAAACCAGTGAAAATCATATTGATGGGGCAGTACTAATATTAATTGATATTGATGCACTTAAACAAAGCGCCGAGCAAGTAAAAGCAGCCCGTAATTACTCTGAAGGCATAGTGAGAACAGTAAGACAACCTCTGCTTGTTCTAGATGCAGACTTGAAAGTAATCACAGCTAATGAAGCCTTTTATCACACTTTTGAAATTACCCCCGATCGGGTAGAAAAAAAATTATTTGCAAAAATCCAAAAAGGTGCTTGGAATATTCCAGAATTGCAAAACAAACTCTCAAAAGTGATTTCAGAAAATCAAGAATTAATTGATTTTGAAATCAGTCATGAATTTGGAATAATGAAAGTTAAGACAATGTTGCTCAATGCCTGGGCAATTTCTCAATCACTTACTGACAACACTTTAATACTTTTAGCAATTGCAGATATTACTGAGCGTAAACAATTTGAAAATGAACGTACCAAACTATTAGCTCATGAGCAAGCAATTCGCGCCTCAGCCGAAGCTGCCAACCGCGCTAAAGATGAATTTCTTTCCGTGCTTTCTCACGAACTCCGCACGCCTTTGAGCGCCATTATCATGTGGGTACAGTTGCTTGCTTCTCGGAAATTTGAAGACCCAAATCTCGCCCGTGGACTAGAAATGATTGAGCGCAGTGCTAAAGCGCAAAACCAGCTAATTGAGGAACTTTTAGATATTTCCCGAATTACAGCAGGTAAATTGAACTTAGTCTGCTCAGAAGTTGATCTAATAAATGTGATTGAAGCTGCGATTGAGATGGTACGGCTGACGGCTGAAGCTAAAAATATTCAAATTGAAAGAATTTTTAACTACTCAGAAGTAATAGTATTTGCAGATTACCAACGCTTGCAGCAAGTATTGTGGAATCTGTTAGCTAATGCCATAAAATTTACTCCTGAAGGGGGAAGAGTTACAGTTGAAGTTCAGATTATTGACTCAATTGCCCAAATTCAAATCATCGACACTGGAATTGGGATTAGTGCTGAGTTTTTATCTTATGTGTTTGAGCGTTTCCTTCAAGCTGATAGTAGCAATACGCGATCGCACGGTGGACTAGGACTAGGACTTACAATTGTCCGGCGTTTAGTAGAACTACACAACGGCACTGTAGAAGCATCAAGCCCAGGCACAGGACAAGGAACGACAATCACCGTCAGGCTACCACTGATTAGCTACTTTGAAGATCCTGTAGTGCTGAGTAATGGCAATTTATCAGCCATTAGCAAGTTAGCTTCTCCACCATTAGGAGAAATTAAGACACTTTCCGGCTTGCACGTACTTCTAGTTGACGATAACGCCGACACCCTAGATGTTCTCAAAACCATCCTTGAAGAGTACCAAGCAGAAGTGACAGCAGTATCCTCGGTTAAATTAGCCCTGCAAGCACTGAGAGCAAACCCTAAAATGTATGATGTTTTATTATCTGATCTGGCGATGCCAAAAGAAGATGGCTATACGTTGATTCATCAAGTAAGGGCGCTAGATCCAGCTTTGGGCGGACAAATTCCAGCAGCATCGCTGACGGCTTATGTTAAGAGTAATCAAGCTTTAGAGGCTCTCAATGCGGGATATCAAGTGCATCTAACGAAACCCGTAGAACCTGCTCAACTGGCATTTGTTGTCGCTACTCTGGCTAAACGGATTTCTTAG
- the cobJ gene encoding precorrin-3B C(17)-methyltransferase, giving the protein MSQLLFQDFQPLAAIATTPSGAKKLQLLCQTAGATLWIPESITGIENAQVYTGSLKTHLANIWQQYRAFVFCLATGAVVRLIAPLLEHKSVDPAVVVIDEAGQFVISLCSGHQGGGDNLAQLIAHQLGATPVLTGAASSLGLPGIDVLGVPFGWCRGAGDWTEVSATIARGEAVQVIQQAGSTLWQNHLPEGHSFIFANPSPPLTPLPVNGEKLGLGLFDGQFKAKIWITPNLLQLPDAELPQVQWHPRVLWVGVGCERGTPKPAIEAAIVEVLKANNLAESAIAGIATIDIKADEQGIIELCSDRNLPLQTFPASVLNSVNVPNPSTVVAAEVGTPSVSEAAALSAAQCQSLLVTKQIFYCDAEGKLIQNTSPDREKAKIPNRQGAVTVAIAQAEQEYTGRTGYLYLIGTGPGQLDQMTPAAQTAVTQADAVIGYSLYIDLISPLLRPGQIVEALPITQERQRAERAIALAQWGLNVAVVSSGDSGIYGMAGLVLEQLSTQNWDGKTPGVQVFPGITALQSAAARVGTPLMHDFCAISLSDLLTPWEVIEKRLTAAAQADFITALYNPRSQTRTQQIAIARDIFLQHRHPDTPVSVVRSAYRDDEQITLTTLDKLLDAPIDMLTLVLIGNQSTRIHNNWMITPRGYLGFGN; this is encoded by the coding sequence TTGAGCCAGTTACTTTTTCAAGATTTCCAACCATTAGCTGCGATCGCAACTACTCCTAGCGGTGCGAAAAAACTACAATTATTGTGTCAAACTGCTGGCGCTACCCTCTGGATACCAGAATCTATCACTGGTATTGAAAACGCCCAAGTATATACAGGTTCCTTAAAAACTCACTTAGCGAATATTTGGCAGCAGTATCGCGCTTTTGTCTTTTGTTTAGCTACAGGCGCAGTTGTACGCTTAATTGCACCATTACTAGAGCATAAATCAGTTGATCCTGCTGTAGTAGTAATTGATGAGGCAGGTCAGTTTGTAATTAGTTTATGTAGTGGTCATCAAGGCGGCGGTGATAATTTAGCACAATTAATCGCCCATCAGTTAGGCGCAACCCCTGTATTAACGGGTGCAGCATCTAGTTTAGGTTTACCAGGAATTGATGTATTGGGAGTACCTTTCGGCTGGTGTCGTGGTGCGGGAGATTGGACAGAAGTTAGCGCAACTATAGCGCGTGGCGAAGCTGTACAAGTAATTCAACAAGCAGGTTCTACCCTGTGGCAAAATCATTTACCAGAAGGACATTCTTTTATTTTTGCCAACCCCTCTCCACCTCTTACCCCCCTCCCCGTTAACGGGGAGAAGTTGGGGTTGGGGTTATTTGATGGGCAATTTAAAGCCAAGATTTGGATTACTCCAAATTTGTTACAACTACCCGATGCGGAACTTCCCCAAGTACAATGGCATCCGCGAGTTTTGTGGGTGGGTGTTGGTTGTGAACGCGGAACACCAAAACCAGCAATTGAGGCAGCTATTGTTGAAGTATTAAAAGCTAATAATTTAGCTGAAAGTGCGATCGCAGGTATTGCCACTATAGATATTAAAGCTGATGAGCAAGGGATAATAGAATTGTGTAGCGATCGCAATTTACCTTTACAAACTTTTCCGGCATCAGTACTAAATTCTGTAAATGTTCCTAACCCTTCAACAGTAGTAGCAGCAGAAGTAGGCACACCTAGCGTATCAGAGGCGGCGGCTTTATCTGCTGCACAATGTCAAAGTTTGTTAGTTACTAAACAAATTTTTTACTGTGATGCAGAAGGTAAATTAATCCAAAATACCTCCCCTGATCGAGAGAAGGCTAAAATCCCAAATCGTCAGGGTGCGGTGACAGTTGCGATCGCACAAGCAGAACAAGAATATACTGGTCGCACAGGTTATCTATATTTAATTGGTACAGGGCCAGGACAATTAGATCAAATGACTCCAGCAGCGCAAACGGCTGTAACTCAAGCTGATGCTGTGATTGGCTACTCTCTATATATTGATTTAATCTCGCCCTTGCTGCGACCAGGGCAAATAGTAGAAGCTTTACCAATAACCCAAGAACGTCAACGTGCAGAACGTGCGATCGCACTGGCACAATGGGGTTTAAATGTTGCTGTCGTTTCTTCTGGCGACTCTGGTATTTATGGCATGGCTGGATTAGTACTAGAACAACTTAGTACTCAAAATTGGGATGGTAAAACCCCTGGAGTGCAAGTATTCCCAGGTATCACAGCCTTACAATCTGCGGCTGCGCGTGTCGGCACACCTTTAATGCACGACTTTTGCGCCATTAGCTTAAGTGATTTATTAACACCTTGGGAAGTAATCGAAAAGCGGTTAACAGCAGCAGCGCAAGCAGATTTTATTACAGCATTATACAATCCGCGATCGCAAACTCGCACACAACAAATTGCGATCGCTAGAGACATCTTTCTGCAACATCGCCACCCAGATACACCAGTTTCAGTTGTTCGTTCTGCCTATCGAGATGACGAACAAATTACCTTAACCACACTAGATAAATTATTAGATGCGCCTATTGATATGTTAACCCTAGTATTAATTGGCAATCAAAGTACTCGCATCCATAATAATTGGATGATTACCCCCAGAGGTTACTTAGGATTTGGCAATTAG
- a CDS encoding NAD(P)H-quinone oxidoreductase subunit N — protein MDFASLAAQLNAGTILPEGIVIITLLAVLVGDLIVGRSSARWTPYLAIAGLLSSVVALYYQWDSTITNPISFLGSFNSDAMSIVFRGIVALSATVTVLMSIRYVEQSGTSLAEFIAILLSATVGGMFLSGADELVTIFVSLETLSLSSYLITGYMKRDPRSNEAALKYLLIGASSSAIFLYGVSLLYGLSGGETRLSAIASGIANAGSNVSLGVLIALVFAIAGIAFKISAVPFHQWTPDVYEGSPTPVVAFLSVGSKAAGFALAIRLLVTAFPSVTEEWHFVFTALAVLSMILGNVVALTQTSMKRLLAYSSIAQAGFVMIGLVTATTEGYASMVFYLMIYLFMNLGGFTCVILFSLRTGTDQISEYSGLYQKDPLLTLGLSICLLSLGGIPPLAGFFGKIYLFWAGWKAGAYGLVLLGLLTTVISIYYYIRVVKMMVVKEPHEMSDAVKNYPEIKWNLPGMRPLQVGLVLSVIATSLAGILSNPLFTLANDSITRTPMLQSTVVSTKLPAVTPLQVSRTLDGK, from the coding sequence ATGGATTTTGCCAGTCTCGCAGCCCAGCTTAATGCCGGAACAATTTTGCCAGAGGGGATTGTAATTATCACCCTGCTGGCGGTTTTAGTAGGTGACTTGATTGTAGGGCGGTCATCTGCGCGTTGGACTCCTTATTTAGCGATCGCAGGTTTGCTTTCCTCGGTTGTCGCCCTGTACTATCAATGGGATAGCACCATCACTAACCCAATTTCCTTTTTGGGTAGTTTTAATAGTGATGCGATGAGCATCGTGTTTCGTGGCATCGTCGCCTTATCTGCTACCGTCACCGTATTGATGTCAATCCGCTACGTTGAGCAGAGTGGTACATCCCTAGCAGAATTTATCGCCATTTTGCTCAGTGCGACTGTCGGCGGGATGTTTTTATCTGGTGCAGATGAGTTAGTCACGATTTTTGTATCTCTAGAAACTTTAAGTCTCTCCTCTTATCTAATTACGGGATACATGAAGCGCGACCCCCGTTCTAATGAAGCAGCTTTAAAATATCTGCTAATTGGGGCTTCGAGTTCCGCAATTTTCCTCTATGGTGTATCACTGCTTTACGGGTTATCTGGAGGAGAAACTCGCTTAAGTGCGATCGCATCTGGGATTGCTAACGCGGGATCTAATGTATCCTTGGGAGTATTGATTGCTTTAGTATTTGCGATCGCAGGTATTGCCTTTAAAATCTCCGCAGTTCCCTTCCACCAGTGGACACCAGACGTTTACGAAGGTTCTCCTACTCCAGTAGTTGCTTTCTTATCAGTTGGTTCCAAAGCAGCAGGGTTCGCCTTAGCAATTCGCTTACTTGTAACTGCTTTCCCCTCAGTTACAGAAGAGTGGCATTTTGTATTTACTGCCCTAGCAGTCCTCAGTATGATTTTGGGTAACGTGGTTGCACTTACTCAAACCAGCATGAAACGCCTCTTGGCTTACTCTTCCATCGCCCAAGCTGGCTTTGTGATGATTGGTTTAGTTACCGCAACCACAGAAGGTTACGCCAGTATGGTGTTTTACCTGATGATTTACCTGTTTATGAACTTGGGCGGTTTTACTTGTGTAATTCTATTCTCCTTACGCACAGGAACCGACCAAATTAGCGAGTATTCCGGTTTGTATCAAAAAGACCCACTTTTGACACTGGGTTTAAGTATTTGCTTACTTTCTTTAGGGGGTATTCCACCTCTAGCTGGATTCTTCGGTAAAATTTACTTATTCTGGGCTGGTTGGAAAGCAGGCGCTTACGGCTTAGTACTATTAGGCTTACTCACCACTGTAATTTCCATTTACTACTACATTCGTGTCGTCAAGATGATGGTAGTAAAAGAACCCCATGAAATGTCTGATGCTGTGAAAAATTATCCAGAAATTAAGTGGAATTTGCCTGGAATGCGACCTTTGCAAGTCGGTTTAGTACTGTCTGTAATAGCGACAAGTTTAGCTGGCATTTTATCTAATCCATTGTTTACCTTGGCAAACGATTCTATTACTCGTACCCCGATGCTGCAATCTACTGTAGTTAGTACTAAATTGCCAGCAGTTACGCCGCTACAAGTTTCTAGAACTTTAGACGGAAAGTAA
- a CDS encoding response regulator transcription factor: MRILIVEDDRSLSEALAAALSDQLYVVDVLANAEDAWLQSQVFNYDLILLDVMLPNLDGISFCKQLRADGNTTPILMLTARDEITNKVAGLDAGADDYLTKPVDLAELLARIRALLRRGSVNLLPILEWGKLRLDPITHELTYNNLPVNLTAKEFSLVELFMRQPLRVFTHSFIIENLWQSEASPAEDTIKVHIKSIRNKFKKVLAPSDLIETIYGVGYRLKSLADKN; this comes from the coding sequence ATGAGAATACTGATAGTTGAGGATGATAGATCACTTTCTGAGGCACTAGCAGCAGCATTAAGCGATCAACTTTATGTTGTCGATGTTCTAGCAAATGCGGAAGATGCTTGGCTACAATCTCAAGTTTTCAATTATGACCTAATTCTATTAGATGTCATGCTTCCCAATTTAGATGGGATTAGCTTTTGTAAACAACTACGCGCTGATGGTAATACCACACCTATTCTCATGCTAACTGCCCGCGACGAAATCACTAACAAAGTCGCTGGGTTAGATGCTGGGGCGGATGACTATCTGACCAAACCTGTTGATTTGGCAGAATTATTGGCGAGAATTCGAGCCTTGCTGCGCCGAGGGAGTGTTAATTTACTCCCGATTTTAGAGTGGGGTAAATTGCGCCTTGATCCGATTACCCATGAATTAACATATAATAACCTTCCCGTCAACCTAACTGCCAAAGAATTTAGTCTCGTAGAACTTTTTATGCGTCAGCCTCTACGGGTATTTACCCACAGTTTTATTATTGAAAACCTTTGGCAGTCTGAGGCTTCACCAGCAGAAGATACGATTAAAGTTCATATCAAAAGCATACGTAATAAATTCAAAAAAGTGTTAGCCCCATCGGATTTGATCGAAACAATTTACGGTGTAGGTTATCGTCTCAAATCGTTGGCTGACAAAAACTAG
- a CDS encoding zinc ribbon domain-containing protein, whose amino-acid sequence MSNCPYCDVLVDEAYNFCISCEQQVKCQVCGSYLIKDKSKCLKCGTSINTSQITATPLNNFSLEEEQSESNYSRKLNLSFTATAIDKVASVLSDYVPLTPSKKTKPVAQPQQQLALPFLQTPVENNPSTQSEITDEDIVETTGKNVSDNHSASDYFEKDGQGILISTTPDYKGKNKKLQQQRFSLLYVWAYNILYEEPVPSKEHLNQAAKKNGVYDTNYSTNLNHIANLSFIKSDDTFKLNPGGRSEVLKVLSEMQDSDLSGFEYWGKTRKNTNRGSRITKEDSQKIEEWVQMPSRFDSFDVRTLDTAYKCALLALYDITKELKIQDAVKPGVAYNYLIKRYKTISVTKENFSKALSNTKEYSKYFSRTSEGQYYLSPEAESLVEGWSNLNNEQNS is encoded by the coding sequence GTGTCAAATTGCCCATACTGTGATGTTCTAGTCGATGAGGCATATAACTTCTGTATTAGCTGCGAGCAGCAAGTTAAGTGTCAAGTATGCGGTAGTTACCTAATTAAAGATAAGAGTAAGTGCCTTAAGTGTGGCACTTCTATAAATACGTCTCAGATTACTGCCACTCCTCTGAATAATTTTTCACTGGAGGAGGAACAGTCAGAAAGCAATTACTCAAGAAAGCTAAATCTATCATTCACAGCTACTGCGATCGATAAGGTTGCGTCTGTTTTAAGTGATTACGTTCCCTTAACTCCATCAAAAAAAACTAAACCAGTTGCCCAACCTCAACAACAACTTGCTCTACCTTTTTTACAAACACCAGTAGAGAATAATCCTTCGACTCAATCGGAAATAACGGATGAGGATATTGTCGAGACCACAGGAAAAAATGTTTCAGATAATCATTCTGCTTCTGATTACTTTGAAAAAGATGGACAAGGAATTCTTATTTCAACCACACCTGATTACAAGGGGAAGAATAAGAAACTTCAACAACAGAGATTCAGCTTATTGTATGTATGGGCTTACAACATTCTCTATGAAGAACCAGTGCCTAGTAAAGAACATTTAAATCAAGCTGCAAAAAAAAATGGAGTGTATGACACAAACTACTCTACAAATCTTAATCATATAGCTAATTTATCTTTTATTAAATCTGATGATACTTTCAAGCTTAATCCTGGTGGACGTTCCGAAGTACTGAAAGTTTTAAGCGAGATGCAGGACTCTGATCTGAGTGGTTTTGAGTACTGGGGGAAAACTCGAAAAAACACTAATCGAGGTTCTCGTATAACGAAAGAAGATTCTCAAAAAATTGAGGAATGGGTTCAAATGCCATCGAGATTTGACAGTTTCGATGTAAGAACACTCGACACTGCTTATAAATGTGCTCTACTTGCTCTGTATGACATTACGAAAGAGCTAAAAATTCAGGATGCCGTAAAGCCAGGAGTAGCATATAACTATCTTATAAAAAGATATAAAACCATTTCGGTGACCAAAGAAAACTTCTCAAAAGCGCTAAGTAATACCAAAGAGTACAGCAAATATTTTAGCCGTACTTCTGAAGGGCAGTATTATCTTTCTCCTGAAGCTGAAAGCCTTGTAGAGGGGTGGTCAAACCTGAATAATGAGCAGAATTCTTAA